The Ignavibacteriota bacterium genome includes the window GTGCAAGAAGAATATAATATCGAGTCTCTTCCAAGGATGCCTGCGCGATGTTAAGGAATCGGATTTTTTCCGCATCGGACTGACGCTTGAATCCTTCGGCGATGTTTGCAGGAACGGACACAACCGCCCGACGAAGTTGAGACGTGAGACCGTATTGTTCTGTCATAGGAAATCCCTCACTCTCCGCATACGACACCAACACCAACGAGTGCGCTTTTCTCCAGACGAGTAAATCGGTAAAAGACTGTGCTGCCATAACCTGCCTCAGAATCTCCCTTGATGCAACCCTACAGAGTACGCTTCCCGAGGGATTATTGTTCCCGAAAATGGGATCCCGAGTCCGAACACTCCCGTGAGGATACAGGATGAAGGAGACAGGAGACAGGCGCTACGTCGATTCGTGTCTCCTGCCTCCTGTCTCCTGGGTCCTAAAACTCGCGTGAGGATACAGGATGAAGGAGACAGGAGACAGGCGCTACGTCGATTCGTGTCTCCTGCCTCCTGTCTCCTGGGTCCTAAAACTCGTGTGAGGATACAGGATGAAGGAGACAGGAGACAGGCGCTACGTCGATACGTGTCTCCTGCCTCCTGTCTCCTGACTCCTCACTGGAGTAAGGTAGACCCATGCCCCACTCTCCATAGGCGTGTAGTTGAACCCGACCTCCGGCATCCCTAATTTGCCAGGAATAGACCGGCAAACCCCATGGATAACGAAAGATTAACGCGCCGCGAATTCCTCTCCCGAACCGGCAAGGCCGCCGGGCTGGCCGCGCTCACAAGCACCGCCGGTCTGGCACTGCACGTGCGCGACCCCAGGCCGTTTGATGAAGACGAGACCAAGCCGCTCGTGCGTGATCTACGCATAGCAGGCCTTGCGCCGCGGCTTGCCGTCGTACATGGCGAGGATCCGGCGTTGCTCGCGCGCGCAAGCATAGAGAAACTCGGCGGCATGGGCACCTTCATCAAACGTGGCGACGTCGTGGTGGTGAAGCCAAACATCGGATGGGACCGCATGCCCGAGCAGGCCGCAAACACCAATCCCGCCGTGGTGCGCGAGATCATCCAGCTCTGCCTCGCCGCGGGTGCCGCAAAGGTGATCGTGACCGATGTCACCTGTAATGAGACGGAACGCTGCTTCCAGCGTAGCGGCATTGCGCGCGCCGCGGAAGAGGCGGGCGCCGAGGTGCGCCGTCCGCGCGAATCGGATTTCACGGAAGTGAATACGGGCGGCGTGATGCTTGGCAAACAGCCCGTGCTCAAGAGTTTCCTCGAGGCCGACAAGGTCATAAATGTACCTATCGCCAAACACCATTCGCTGACCGGCACCACACTCGCGCTCAAGAATCTGTACGGCATCATCAGCGGCAACCGGAGCCGCCTGCATCAGGACATACACAACAGTCTCGCCGATCTCGGCAATTTCCTGCGACCCACACTGACCGTCGTCGATGCCTTCCGCATACTCCGGCGCAACGGTCCGCAGGGCGGCAATCTCGCGGATGTGGAATACACAAAGACGCTCGTCGCCTGCGCAGATACGGTTGCCGCCGACGCCTACGCCGCTGAAACGTTTTTCGGACTTACGCGCGACCGGCTGAACTATCTGGGCTTCGCGCAGGAGCGCGGCCTCGGCACGGCGGACTATCGCACTCTCCCCATCGACGAGTTCACCGTATGACACGCTCCAACCCGTGCGCCGCCGCCCTCGTCCCGGAGTATCAATCATGACCCGCGCGCGCACGTACACACTATGGCGGCAGGCCCGCCGCGTGTCGCAGGGACTGTTCCTCGTGCTGTTCATCTACTTCCTGTTGAAGACGAGCGTGGATGCGATCGGAGCGCCCGATGCGCTGCCGACAATCAGCGCGCCCGTCGGGCTTTTCCTCGAGGCGGATCCGTTGCTGGCGCTCTACACCATCCTCACAACAGGCCGTCTGTACGAGGGTATGCTGTGGGCGCTTCTCATCCTCGCGGGCACCGTGTTTATCGGCCGCTTCTTCTGCGGGTGGATTTGTCCGATGGGCACAATCAATCACCTCGTCGGCAGCATACGCGCTGGCAGGCCGAAGGGCAGGGCGCGTCTCGACGCAAACCGTTACCGGCCATATCAGCGATGGAAGTATTACGGTCTCGCGGGCTTTTTTGGTGCGGCGGTCTTCGGCTCACTGCAAGTGGGCTGGCTCGATCCCATCGCCTTCCTGACGCGCGCCATGTCGCTGGCGGTGCTTCCCGCCTGGAACACCGCCTTTCAAGGCGCCGCCGATCTGAGCGGTTCCGGAATATTCGGATTTGCGAATCCGATATTTGACGGGACGGAGTGGCTGTTGCAGCACGCGGTACTGCGCGCCAAACCGGTGATATTCCAGAGCGCGCTGATTGTGGGACTGCTCTTTGCAGCGGTGCTTGTGGCGAACCGCTATATCGCGCGATTCTGGTGCCGGGGTCTCTGTCCGCTCGGCGCGCTGCTCGGCCTCTTCTCACGCTTCGCGATTTTCGGCATGCAGAAAAACCACTCGCTCTGCACCGACTGTAACCGCTGCGCGCTCGAGTGCCAGGGTGCGGACGATCCGCAGCCCGGATACACGTGGAGGCAGAGCGAATGCCACCTGTGCCTGAACTGCGTCGCCACCTGCCCCGAGGCGGGCATCGAATTCCGTTTCTTCCCTGTGCAGGAAGAATCGCGCCAGGATGTGGACGCGGGGCGACGCGCTGTTCTGACCTCCGTCGGCGCGGGTTTTGCAGCCATAC containing:
- a CDS encoding four helix bundle protein, with the protein product MAAQSFTDLLVWRKAHSLVLVSYAESEGFPMTEQYGLTSQLRRAVVSVPANIAEGFKRQSDAEKIRFLNIAQASLEETRYYILLARDLNYSNNVSWEPHAEEVSRLLTSYKKSIERRVRR
- a CDS encoding DUF362 domain-containing protein — protein: MDNERLTRREFLSRTGKAAGLAALTSTAGLALHVRDPRPFDEDETKPLVRDLRIAGLAPRLAVVHGEDPALLARASIEKLGGMGTFIKRGDVVVVKPNIGWDRMPEQAANTNPAVVREIIQLCLAAGAAKVIVTDVTCNETERCFQRSGIARAAEEAGAEVRRPRESDFTEVNTGGVMLGKQPVLKSFLEADKVINVPIAKHHSLTGTTLALKNLYGIISGNRSRLHQDIHNSLADLGNFLRPTLTVVDAFRILRRNGPQGGNLADVEYTKTLVACADTVAADAYAAETFFGLTRDRLNYLGFAQERGLGTADYRTLPIDEFTV
- a CDS encoding 4Fe-4S binding protein, whose product is MTRARTYTLWRQARRVSQGLFLVLFIYFLLKTSVDAIGAPDALPTISAPVGLFLEADPLLALYTILTTGRLYEGMLWALLILAGTVFIGRFFCGWICPMGTINHLVGSIRAGRPKGRARLDANRYRPYQRWKYYGLAGFFGAAVFGSLQVGWLDPIAFLTRAMSLAVLPAWNTAFQGAADLSGSGIFGFANPIFDGTEWLLQHAVLRAKPVIFQSALIVGLLFAAVLVANRYIARFWCRGLCPLGALLGLFSRFAIFGMQKNHSLCTDCNRCALECQGADDPQPGYTWRQSECHLCLNCVATCPEAGIEFRFFPVQEESRQDVDAGRRAVLTSVGAGFAAIPLMRAETGVTRAADPSLVRPPGSLPEKDFLARCVRCGECMNVCPNNALHPTFLQAGFEGVWSPMLVPRVGYCEPTCVLCGTVCPTGAIDEITEREKAWVHVKGAENDTRPPLRIGTAFYDTGRCLPWAMATECIVCEEWCPTSPKAIYFEQVEVVNRAGEYVTLKRPHVDPQLCVGCGACTYACPIKGQPAIYISSVGETRNPKNSILLKTNQPQKPSAS